Proteins encoded together in one Pseudomonas sp. ADAK13 window:
- a CDS encoding class I SAM-dependent methyltransferase: MSEQPAASRIRVEALAEGFQARARQWADQLGLPLQLDEADFALQVGEQGLQLQQLGPDAPGPVRVDFVEGGAAHRRLYGGGSGQMIAKAVGVAQGVRPRVLDATAGLGKDAFVLASLGCEMSLIERQPLIGALLQDGLARGAEDFEVASIVARMKLLKGNSIEVMRDWEGEPPQVIYLDPMFPHREKTALVKKEMRLFRPLVGDDPDAPALLAAALALASHRVVVKRPRKAPCIEGVKPSHALDGKSSRYDIYPKKALKS; the protein is encoded by the coding sequence ATGAGCGAACAACCAGCGGCCAGCCGCATTCGGGTCGAGGCTTTGGCTGAAGGTTTTCAGGCCCGTGCCCGGCAGTGGGCCGATCAGCTTGGGTTGCCTTTGCAGCTGGATGAGGCGGACTTTGCCTTGCAGGTGGGTGAGCAGGGTCTGCAACTGCAGCAGTTGGGGCCTGATGCGCCTGGGCCGGTGCGGGTGGATTTTGTGGAAGGTGGCGCGGCGCATCGGCGTTTGTACGGTGGCGGCAGCGGGCAGATGATTGCCAAGGCGGTGGGCGTGGCTCAGGGCGTGCGGCCGCGGGTGTTGGACGCTACGGCGGGGTTGGGCAAGGATGCGTTTGTGCTGGCCAGCCTGGGTTGCGAGATGAGCCTGATTGAGCGGCAGCCGTTGATTGGCGCTTTGCTGCAAGATGGGTTGGCGCGTGGGGCTGAGGATTTTGAAGTGGCGTCGATTGTGGCGCGGATGAAGTTGCTCAAGGGCAATTCCATCGAGGTGATGCGCGATTGGGAGGGGGAGCCGCCGCAGGTGATCTATCTGGATCCGATGTTTCCGCATCGGGAGAAGACCGCGTTGGTGAAGAAGGAGATGCGGTTGTTTCGGCCTTTGGTGGGGGATGATCCCGACGCGCCGGCGTTGCTTGCTGCTGCGTTGGCTTTGGCCAGTCATCGGGTGGTGGTCAAGCGGCCGCGTAAGGCGCCTTGTATTGAGGGGGTGAAGCCGAGTCATGCGTTGGATGGGAAGTCCAGTCGGTATGACATTTATCCTAAGAAGGCGCTGAAGTCCTGA
- a CDS encoding TetR/AcrR family transcriptional regulator: MSDNPVNTNSPGRPKDMAKRQAILDAAKILFLSNGYASTSMDAVAVEAGVSKLTVYSHFTDKETLFSAAVVAKCEEQLPVMYFELPVGVPVEKVLLNIARGFHVLINSEESVNLHRLMMTSGSQDPKLLQIFFEAGPMRMLQGMERLLSKIDQSGALSIPKPLTAAEHFFCLLKGTANFCLLYGCGGQLSAEAAEEHVQEVVGLFMRAYRAF; this comes from the coding sequence ATGTCCGACAATCCTGTAAACACCAATAGCCCCGGGCGTCCCAAGGACATGGCAAAACGCCAGGCGATCCTCGATGCGGCGAAAATCCTGTTTTTGAGTAATGGGTATGCCAGCACCAGCATGGATGCGGTGGCCGTGGAGGCCGGCGTGTCAAAACTGACCGTGTACAGCCATTTCACCGACAAGGAGACGCTGTTTTCGGCGGCGGTGGTTGCCAAGTGCGAAGAGCAGTTACCGGTGATGTATTTCGAGTTGCCGGTGGGCGTGCCGGTGGAGAAGGTGCTGCTCAATATCGCGCGTGGGTTTCATGTGCTGATCAATAGCGAGGAGTCGGTGAACCTGCATCGGTTGATGATGACTTCCGGGAGTCAGGATCCGAAGTTGTTGCAGATCTTTTTCGAGGCGGGGCCGATGCGCATGTTGCAGGGGATGGAGCGGCTGCTGAGCAAGATTGACCAGAGTGGCGCGCTGAGTATTCCCAAGCCGCTCACTGCCGCTGAGCACTTTTTTTGCTTGCTCAAGGGGACGGCGAATTTTTGCTTGTTGTATGGGTGCGGCGGGCAGTTGAGTGCCGAGGCGGCTGAGGAGCACGTGCAGGAGGTGGTGGGGTTGTTTATGCGGGCTTATCGGGCTTTTTGA
- a CDS encoding YbaY family lipoprotein — translation MKKIILLGLTALLGACQTMSPAPKASLDGEVFYLQRIALPPAATLSVTLQDVSLMDAPAVTLAEQKGPVKGQVPLPFHLSYDPAQVKPGHSYSVSARIELDGKLLFITTERHAVQLNGQDPQPLRLRVDAVAH, via the coding sequence ATGAAAAAAATCATCCTCCTGGGCCTGACCGCCCTGCTGGGAGCCTGCCAGACCATGAGCCCCGCGCCCAAAGCCAGCCTCGATGGCGAAGTGTTCTACCTGCAACGCATCGCCCTGCCGCCCGCCGCCACCTTGAGCGTGACCCTGCAAGACGTGTCCTTGATGGACGCACCGGCCGTGACCCTGGCCGAGCAGAAAGGCCCGGTGAAAGGCCAGGTGCCGCTGCCGTTTCATTTGAGCTATGACCCGGCCCAGGTCAAACCCGGCCACAGTTACTCGGTGAGCGCTCGCATCGAACTGGATGGCAAGCTACTGTTTATTACCACCGAACGGCACGCTGTGCAGTTGAACGGCCAGGATCCACAACCGCTGCGCCTGCGGGTCGATGCGGTTGCACACTGA
- a CDS encoding DUF72 domain-containing protein, translating into MQLPYYLGCPSWSENAWREYLYPADARSSDYLALYSHVFNAVEGNTTFYARPSVATVQRWAEIMPEHFRFTAKFPGDISHSGNLIEQLPAAESFLGLMSPLGERISPLWLQLPASFTPQRLGELAGFIDGLERPLAVEVRHLDFFAKGDAERSLNRLLRDRGVERICLDPRALFSCTSTSAAVLHAQSKKPKVPPRPAALTQFPQVRFIGHPELEANDPFLVPWIEKVAGWIEEGRTPYIFLHTSDNRLAAQLALRFHDQLMARLPGLPALPTLHREPAAEQLGLL; encoded by the coding sequence ATGCAGTTGCCTTACTACCTCGGTTGCCCGTCCTGGAGTGAAAACGCCTGGCGCGAGTACCTGTATCCCGCCGACGCCCGCTCCAGCGATTACCTCGCCCTGTATTCCCACGTCTTCAACGCCGTTGAGGGCAACACCACGTTCTATGCCCGTCCCTCCGTCGCCACCGTGCAACGCTGGGCTGAAATCATGCCCGAACATTTTCGGTTCACCGCGAAGTTTCCGGGTGACATCAGCCACAGCGGCAACTTGATTGAGCAACTACCGGCGGCGGAAAGTTTTCTGGGGTTGATGAGCCCGCTGGGCGAACGCATTTCGCCATTGTGGCTGCAACTGCCGGCCAGTTTTACCCCGCAACGCCTGGGTGAGTTGGCCGGGTTTATCGACGGGCTGGAGCGACCGTTGGCGGTGGAAGTGCGGCACTTGGATTTCTTCGCCAAGGGCGATGCCGAGCGCAGCCTCAACCGTTTGCTGCGTGATCGCGGTGTCGAGCGCATCTGCCTGGACCCGCGGGCGCTGTTCAGTTGCACGTCCACCTCGGCCGCCGTGCTGCACGCCCAATCGAAAAAGCCCAAGGTGCCACCTCGTCCGGCGGCGCTGACGCAGTTTCCGCAAGTACGGTTTATTGGCCATCCGGAGCTGGAAGCCAATGACCCGTTCCTGGTGCCCTGGATCGAAAAGGTCGCCGGCTGGATCGAAGAGGGCCGTACGCCCTACATCTTTCTGCACACCTCCGACAATCGCCTGGCCGCCCAACTGGCCCTGCGCTTTCACGACCAGTTGATGGCGCGGTTGCCCGGCTTGCCGGCATTGCCCACGCTGCATCGAGAACCCGCAGCGGAGCAACTGGGGTTACTCTAG
- a CDS encoding extensin-like domain-containing protein gives MRFLKVVGVLLALAGGLLLGVWRGWVPLPDEWNPWAPLDVRASPNLLTRFKLGRLQDDPALCDQVLKTSGLRVTHQADSPADAACPLRNTLRVQGADVGLSSSFLASCPLAVAFALFERHSLQPAAQAVFGQAVTRVDHLGSFACRTIYNRANGRLSQHASANALDIAGFRLADGRTLTVLKDWPGDGEEARFLRQVRDGACKDFNVVLSPDYNAAHRNHFHVDMGRWSVCR, from the coding sequence GTGCGGTTCCTCAAGGTGGTGGGGGTGCTGCTCGCGTTAGCCGGTGGCCTGCTTCTCGGCGTGTGGCGGGGCTGGGTGCCGCTGCCGGATGAGTGGAACCCGTGGGCACCGCTGGACGTGCGCGCAAGCCCGAACCTGTTGACCCGGTTCAAACTCGGGCGCCTGCAGGATGACCCTGCGTTATGTGACCAGGTGCTGAAAACCTCCGGTTTGCGCGTTACCCATCAGGCGGACAGCCCCGCTGATGCCGCCTGCCCGCTGCGCAACACCTTGCGCGTGCAAGGCGCGGATGTTGGGCTAAGCAGCAGTTTTCTCGCCAGTTGCCCGTTGGCCGTGGCGTTTGCCTTGTTCGAGCGCCACAGCCTGCAACCGGCGGCCCAGGCGGTATTTGGCCAGGCGGTGACACGGGTCGATCACCTGGGGAGCTTTGCCTGTCGCACTATTTACAACCGCGCCAATGGGCGACTCAGCCAGCACGCGTCGGCCAATGCCTTGGATATCGCCGGGTTTCGCCTGGCGGACGGGCGCACCCTCACTGTGCTCAAGGATTGGCCGGGTGATGGCGAGGAGGCACGTTTCCTGCGGCAAGTACGCGACGGCGCCTGTAAGGATTTCAACGTGGTGTTGAGCCCGGATTACAATGCCGCCCACCGTAATCACTTTCATGTGGATATGGGGCGTTGGTCGGTGTGTCGCTGA
- a CDS encoding efflux RND transporter periplasmic adaptor subunit yields the protein MRSYFLPLALPASLLFLLAACGHEEAAQTTVRPAMVVQPEPSAQASDSYPGEVRARYEPDLAFRIGGKVSRRLVEEGERVKANQPLAELDPQDVRLQLEATRAQVAAAEANLSLVRAERDRYKTLMDRQMVSRSQYDNSENLYRSGEARLKQIKAEFDVANNQAGYAVLRAPQDGVVAKRAVEVGQVVSAGQTVFTLATDGEREVLISLPEQSFGRFKIGQPVSVELWSQPDQRFNGRIRELSPAADPKSRTFAARVAFTGGKVPAELGQSARVFIQADGVIPLAVPLSALSAENGASYVWVVQPDNTLKRTPVRIGAFGEKTVPVLEGLNPTDWVIAAGVHVLHEGQQVRPVDRANRVVSLAAKE from the coding sequence ATGCGCAGCTATTTCCTGCCACTCGCGTTGCCTGCCAGCTTGCTATTCCTGTTGGCTGCCTGTGGCCATGAAGAAGCGGCGCAAACCACCGTCCGCCCGGCCATGGTGGTCCAGCCAGAGCCCTCGGCGCAGGCTTCAGACAGCTACCCAGGTGAGGTGCGTGCCCGTTATGAGCCCGACCTGGCCTTTCGCATCGGTGGCAAAGTCAGCCGACGGCTGGTCGAGGAGGGCGAGCGCGTCAAGGCCAACCAACCCCTGGCGGAACTCGATCCCCAGGACGTGCGCCTGCAACTCGAAGCCACCCGCGCCCAGGTCGCCGCCGCCGAAGCCAACCTGAGCCTGGTGCGCGCCGAGCGTGATCGCTACAAGACCCTAATGGACCGTCAGATGGTCAGCCGTTCCCAGTACGACAATTCCGAAAATCTCTACCGTTCCGGTGAAGCCCGCCTCAAGCAGATCAAGGCCGAATTCGACGTGGCCAATAACCAGGCCGGCTACGCCGTGCTGCGCGCGCCTCAGGATGGCGTGGTCGCCAAGCGTGCGGTGGAAGTGGGCCAGGTGGTGTCGGCCGGCCAGACCGTATTCACCCTGGCCACCGACGGCGAGCGGGAGGTGCTGATCAGCCTGCCGGAGCAAAGCTTCGGGCGCTTCAAGATTGGCCAGCCGGTGTCCGTGGAACTGTGGAGCCAGCCCGACCAGCGCTTTAACGGCCGCATCCGCGAGCTGTCGCCCGCCGCCGATCCAAAGTCACGGACCTTTGCCGCCCGGGTCGCCTTCACCGGCGGCAAGGTGCCGGCGGAGCTGGGGCAGAGCGCTCGCGTATTCATACAGGCTGACGGCGTGATTCCCCTGGCGGTGCCGCTGTCTGCCCTGAGCGCGGAGAACGGTGCGTCCTACGTCTGGGTGGTGCAGCCCGACAACACCCTCAAGCGCACACCGGTGCGGATCGGTGCCTTTGGCGAGAAAACCGTGCCGGTGCTGGAAGGCTTGAACCCCACCGACTGGGTGATTGCGGCCGGCGTGCATGTACTCCATGAGGGCCAGCAAGTGCGCCCGGTGGATCGCGCCAACCGAGTGGTAAGCCTGGCGGCCAAGGAGTAG
- a CDS encoding DUF4197 domain-containing protein yields MLRNSLRLTALCAGLLLGANAMALSLGSLSQGDATGGLKDALTQGAQIAVKQLGVPGGFSNNPEVKIGLPGKLGKVADKLKMFGMGDQVNQLEASMNKAAESAVTQAQPILVNAVKNMSVTDAKGILTGGQDSATQYLNKSSRDEIRAKFLPIVKAATDKVGVAQQYNALAGKAASFGAIDAKSANVESYVTEQALDGLFKMIAQQEETIRKNPAAAATSLAKKVFGAL; encoded by the coding sequence ATGCTCCGTAACTCCCTTCGCCTCACTGCCCTGTGTGCCGGCCTGCTGCTCGGCGCCAACGCCATGGCCTTGTCCCTTGGCAGCCTGTCCCAGGGCGACGCCACCGGCGGCCTAAAGGACGCACTGACCCAAGGCGCGCAGATTGCCGTCAAACAACTGGGGGTGCCCGGTGGGTTCAGCAACAACCCCGAAGTGAAGATCGGCCTGCCGGGCAAATTGGGAAAAGTCGCCGACAAGCTGAAAATGTTCGGCATGGGTGACCAGGTCAACCAGCTTGAAGCCAGCATGAACAAGGCGGCCGAGTCTGCCGTGACCCAGGCCCAGCCGATCCTGGTCAATGCGGTGAAGAACATGAGCGTGACCGACGCCAAGGGCATCCTCACCGGCGGCCAGGACTCGGCCACCCAGTACCTGAACAAAAGCAGCCGTGACGAAATCCGGGCCAAGTTCCTGCCGATCGTCAAGGCCGCTACCGACAAGGTCGGCGTGGCCCAGCAGTACAATGCGCTCGCGGGCAAGGCCGCCAGCTTTGGCGCCATTGATGCCAAGAGCGCCAATGTCGAAAGCTACGTGACCGAGCAGGCACTGGACGGGTTGTTCAAGATGATCGCCCAGCAGGAAGAAACCATTCGCAAGAACCCGGCGGCGGCGGCCACCAGCTTGGCCAAGAAGGTCTTCGGGGCCTTGTAG
- a CDS encoding efflux RND transporter permease subunit produces MGFNLSEWALRNRQIVLFLMILLAVVGALSYTKLGQSEDPPFTFKAMVIKTNWPGATAQEVSRQVTERIEKKLMETGDYERIVSFSRPGESQVTFMARDSMHSAQIPDLWYQVRKKISDIRQTLPPDIQGPFFNDEFGTTFGNIYALTGDGFDYAVLKDYADRIQIQLQRVPDVGKVELLGLQDEKIWIELSNLKLATLGLPLAAVQQALQEQNAVSTAGFFETPSERVQLRVSGNFKTVKEIRDFPIRVGDRTFRIGDVAEIHRGFNDPPAPRMRYMGDDAIGLAVAMRDGGDILVLGKALESEFARLQKNLPAGMELRKVSDQPAAVKTSVGEFVQVLAEALAIVLLVSFFSLGVRTGMVVALAIPLVLAMTFATMYYLGIGLHKISLGALVLALGLLVDDAIIAVEMMAIKMEQGYDRLKAASFAWTSTAFPMLTGTLITAAGFLPIATAQSSTGEYTRSIFQVVTIALLASWVAAVVFVPYLGEKLLPDLAKIHAAKHGTDGPDPYGTPFYQRVRRLVEWCVRRRKTVIVLTLLLFIGSVALFRFVPQQFFPASGRLELMVDLKLAEGASLSNTADQVKRLEALLKEHAGIENYVAYVGTGSPRFYLPLDQQLPAASFAQFVVLAKTIEERESLRTWLIETLNEQFPDLRSRVTRLENGPPVGYPVQFRVTGEHIEEVRALARKVAAKVRENTHVVNVHLDWEEPSKIVYLNVDQDRARALGVSTANLSKFLQSSLTGSSVSQYREDNELIEILLRGTVHERTELSLLPSLAVPTDNGKSVALSQIATLEYGFEEGIIWHRNRLPTVTIRADIYGKEQPATLVQQILPTLEGVRAELPDGYLLEVGGTVEDSARGQNSVKAGVPLFIVVVLTLLMLQLRSFSRTAMVFLTAPLGLIGVTLFLLVFRQPFGFVAMLGTIALSGMIMRNSVILVDQIEQDIKAGLAPWQAIIEATVRRFRPIVLTALAAVLAMIPLSRSVFFGPMAVAIMGGLIVATALTLLFLPALYAAWFRVRKDAA; encoded by the coding sequence ATGGGTTTCAATCTTTCCGAATGGGCGTTGCGTAATCGCCAGATCGTACTGTTCCTGATGATCCTGCTGGCAGTGGTAGGTGCCTTGTCCTACACCAAGTTGGGACAAAGCGAAGACCCGCCGTTCACCTTCAAGGCCATGGTGATCAAGACCAACTGGCCGGGTGCTACTGCCCAGGAAGTCTCGCGGCAGGTCACCGAGCGTATTGAAAAGAAACTGATGGAGACCGGTGACTACGAGCGCATCGTGTCCTTCTCGCGTCCCGGCGAATCCCAGGTCACCTTCATGGCCCGGGACTCCATGCATTCCGCGCAGATCCCGGACCTCTGGTACCAGGTGCGCAAGAAGATCAGTGATATTCGCCAGACCTTGCCGCCGGATATCCAGGGCCCGTTTTTCAACGATGAATTCGGCACCACCTTCGGCAATATCTACGCGCTGACCGGCGACGGCTTTGACTACGCTGTGCTCAAGGACTACGCCGACCGCATCCAGATTCAGCTGCAACGGGTGCCGGATGTGGGCAAGGTCGAACTGCTGGGGTTGCAGGACGAGAAGATCTGGATCGAGCTGTCCAACCTCAAGCTCGCCACCCTTGGCTTGCCGCTGGCCGCAGTGCAACAGGCGTTGCAGGAACAAAACGCGGTATCGACCGCCGGCTTCTTTGAAACCCCGAGCGAGCGTGTGCAGTTAAGGGTGTCCGGCAACTTCAAGACCGTTAAGGAAATCCGCGACTTCCCGATCCGTGTCGGTGATCGCACGTTCCGTATCGGCGACGTGGCCGAGATTCACCGCGGCTTCAACGATCCGCCGGCACCGCGCATGCGCTACATGGGCGACGATGCCATTGGGCTGGCCGTGGCCATGCGCGATGGCGGCGACATTCTGGTGCTGGGCAAGGCCCTGGAAAGCGAATTCGCACGCCTGCAGAAGAACCTGCCTGCCGGTATGGAGTTGCGCAAGGTGTCGGACCAACCGGCAGCAGTGAAAACCAGTGTGGGCGAATTCGTCCAGGTGCTGGCGGAGGCCCTGGCGATTGTGTTGCTGGTGAGCTTCTTCTCCCTCGGTGTGCGCACCGGCATGGTGGTGGCCCTGGCGATTCCGCTGGTGTTGGCCATGACCTTTGCCACCATGTATTACCTCGGCATCGGCCTGCACAAAATCTCCCTTGGCGCGTTGGTGCTCGCACTGGGTCTGCTGGTGGACGATGCGATCATCGCCGTGGAAATGATGGCGATCAAAATGGAGCAGGGTTACGACCGGCTCAAGGCCGCCAGTTTCGCCTGGACCAGCACCGCCTTCCCCATGCTCACGGGCACGCTGATTACGGCGGCGGGTTTCCTGCCGATTGCCACGGCGCAATCGAGCACCGGTGAATACACCCGTTCGATCTTCCAGGTGGTGACCATCGCGCTGCTGGCCTCGTGGGTCGCGGCGGTGGTGTTCGTGCCGTACCTGGGGGAAAAACTCCTGCCGGACCTGGCGAAGATTCATGCGGCCAAGCATGGCACTGACGGGCCGGATCCCTACGGCACACCGTTCTATCAGCGTGTAAGACGCCTGGTGGAATGGTGCGTGCGTCGGCGCAAGACGGTAATCGTCCTGACCCTGCTGCTGTTTATCGGCTCGGTGGCGCTGTTCCGCTTTGTGCCCCAGCAGTTCTTCCCGGCTTCCGGGCGGCTGGAATTGATGGTCGACCTGAAACTGGCTGAAGGCGCGTCTTTGAGCAACACGGCTGATCAGGTCAAGCGCCTGGAAGCGCTGCTCAAGGAACATGCGGGAATTGAAAACTACGTGGCGTACGTGGGCACAGGCTCGCCACGTTTCTACCTGCCGCTGGACCAGCAATTGCCCGCCGCCAGCTTTGCCCAGTTTGTGGTGTTGGCCAAGACCATCGAGGAGCGTGAAAGCCTGCGCACCTGGCTGATCGAGACCCTCAACGAACAGTTCCCGGACCTGCGTTCGCGGGTCACGCGTCTTGAGAACGGTCCGCCCGTTGGCTACCCCGTGCAGTTCCGGGTGACGGGCGAACACATCGAAGAAGTCCGGGCCCTGGCGCGGAAAGTGGCGGCCAAGGTTCGCGAAAATACCCACGTGGTCAACGTGCACCTGGATTGGGAAGAACCGAGCAAGATCGTCTACCTCAACGTCGACCAGGACCGTGCCCGTGCCCTCGGCGTGAGCACCGCCAACCTGTCTAAATTCCTTCAGAGCTCCCTCACCGGTTCCAGCGTCAGCCAGTACCGCGAAGACAACGAGTTGATCGAAATCCTGCTGCGCGGCACCGTTCACGAGCGTACCGAGCTGTCGTTGCTGCCAAGCCTGGCAGTGCCGACCGACAACGGCAAAAGCGTAGCGCTGTCGCAGATCGCGACCCTGGAATATGGCTTTGAAGAAGGCATTATCTGGCACCGCAATCGCCTGCCGACCGTGACCATCCGCGCCGATATCTACGGCAAGGAACAGCCGGCAACCCTGGTGCAGCAGATCCTGCCGACGCTGGAAGGCGTGCGCGCTGAACTGCCGGACGGTTACCTGCTGGAAGTGGGCGGCACGGTCGAGGATTCCGCCCGCGGGCAGAACTCGGTCAAGGCCGGCGTGCCACTGTTTATCGTGGTGGTGCTGACCTTGCTGATGCTGCAACTGCGCAGTTTCTCACGCACGGCGATGGTCTTTCTTACAGCGCCTCTGGGGTTGATCGGGGTGACGCTGTTCCTACTGGTGTTCCGTCAGCCCTTTGGTTTTGTGGCAATGCTGGGGACCATCGCGCTGTCGGGGATGATCATGCGCAACTCGGTGATCCTAGTGGACCAGATCGAACAGGACATCAAGGCCGGGCTGGCGCCGTGGCAAGCGATTATCGAGGCGACGGTGCGACGCTTCAGGCCGATCGTGCTGACTGCGCTGGCGGCGGTACTGGCGATGATTCCGTTGTCACGCAGCGTTTTCTTCGGACCAATGGCCGTGGCGATCATGGGCGGGTTGATTGTGGCGACGGCGTTGACGCTGTTGTTCCTGCCAGCGTTGTATGCGGCGTGGTTCAGGGTCAGGAAGGACGCCGCTTAA
- a CDS encoding isocitrate lyase/PEP mutase family protein, which yields MDAQTLRAETFKALHERDRAFVMPNPWDAGSAKMLASLGFEALATTSAGFAFSLGRPDAEGALSLEDTLGNAGAIVQATSLPVAADLENGFSDTPQGCAETILRAAATGIVGGSIEDATGIAVDPIYPFDLSVERVEAAVAAARSLPFPFTLTARAENLLHGRLDLPDTIRRLQAYAEAGADVLYAPALRSAEEVLAVVKAVAPKPVNILMSGALKLSVAQLSEMGVKRISVGSAMALAAYGEFFRAAQEVHELGTFTFTERSMPFSQANQLFKG from the coding sequence ATGGATGCCCAAACCCTTCGCGCCGAAACCTTCAAGGCCTTGCATGAGCGTGACCGTGCCTTCGTGATGCCCAATCCGTGGGATGCCGGTTCCGCAAAGATGCTCGCCAGCCTGGGGTTCGAAGCCCTGGCCACCACCAGCGCCGGCTTTGCCTTCAGCCTGGGCCGCCCGGATGCCGAAGGTGCGTTGTCCCTTGAAGACACCCTGGGCAATGCCGGGGCGATCGTCCAGGCAACCTCGCTGCCTGTCGCCGCCGACCTGGAGAACGGCTTCAGCGACACCCCGCAAGGTTGCGCCGAAACCATCCTGCGCGCCGCCGCCACGGGGATTGTGGGCGGCTCCATCGAAGACGCCACCGGCATTGCCGTCGACCCGATCTATCCGTTTGACCTGTCCGTCGAGCGCGTTGAAGCGGCCGTCGCCGCTGCCCGCAGCTTGCCGTTCCCCTTCACCCTGACTGCCCGTGCAGAAAACCTCCTGCATGGTCGTCTGGATTTGCCCGACACCATCCGCCGCCTGCAGGCCTACGCCGAAGCCGGTGCCGACGTGCTCTATGCACCGGCCCTGCGCAGTGCTGAGGAAGTGCTGGCGGTGGTGAAGGCGGTAGCGCCCAAGCCCGTGAATATCCTGATGTCCGGTGCGCTGAAACTCAGCGTGGCGCAGTTGAGCGAGATGGGCGTCAAGCGCATCAGTGTCGGCTCGGCCATGGCACTGGCGGCTTATGGAGAGTTCTTCAGGGCGGCCCAGGAGGTTCATGAATTGGGCACGTTTACCTTCACCGAGCGCTCGATGCCGTTCAGTCAGGCCAATCAACTGTTCAAGGGATAA